GAGTTTTGTAGCGGCGCGGTAGCCGGCTGGCAAAATCGCGCATCTGGGAGACCCACACCCGCATGCGCTCTTGAGCGGTGTTGGGTTGGGCGGCCAGCATGTTGGGCGGGGGACCCAGCCCTTCGATGGCGACGACTTTTTTGACCCGGTCCGGGTATACCCCGGAGTATTGGAGGACGATTCCGCCGCCGAGCGAGTGACCGATCAGCGTGACCGGAAACTGATCGGTCTGGGCCAACAGCTGGGCGATATCGACCACATGCTCAATCATGGAGTATTCGCTGCCGCGGGCCCACTCTGAGTCGCCGTGGCCGCGCAGGTCCGGAGCGATGATGTGATAGTCGTTCCGAAAGGCTTGGGCGACCCAGTCCCAGTTGCGGCAGTGGTCCCGCCCGCCATGAATGAGTGCCATCAGCGGCTTATCGGGATTGCCCCAGTCAACGTAGTGGAGTTTGAGGCGTTGGGAGTAGAAGGAGTGGGAAGTCGGTCCGATAATGTGTTGTTCTGGCATACGGGTTCCTCTCTGGCCCGGATTGTAGCCAGTGGAGGGGACGGGTCGCAACTATCCTGAGCGCGAGGGGATCGAAGTGAATCACAAGAAGCTCTACAGGCTTTATAAGGAGGAAGGGCTAACGGGGCGTAAACGGGGTGGCCGGAAACGGGCGTTGGGGATGCAGGCACGACTGGCGATTCCGCAGGAGCCGACCCAGCGCTGGTCGCTGGACGACGGTTCTGCATTCTGAGCGTGATTGACGACTTCAGCCGGGAATGCCTGGCGACGGTGGTAGACAACTCGATCCCCGGCATCCGCGTTGCCCGTGAGCTCGACCGCGTTGCGGCG
The genomic region above belongs to Desulfurellaceae bacterium and contains:
- a CDS encoding alpha/beta hydrolase — translated: MPEQHIIGPTSHSFYSQRLKLHYVDWGNPDKPLMALIHGGRDHCRNWDWVAQAFRNDYHIIAPDLRGHGDSEWARGSEYSMIEHVVDIAQLLAQTDQFPVTLIGHSLGGGIVLQYSGVYPDRVKKVVAIEGLGPPPNMLAAQPNTAQERMRVWVSQMRDFASRLPRRYKTLEEAIERMRDANPRLSREQAHHLTLYGANRNEDGSYTWKFDNYVRSQSPYRFNMTDAQDIWGRITCPTLLLRGADSWASDPEQDGRAGAFRQPSIVTVPNAGHWVHHDQLDLFMRQVRRFLQDAQEAS